The following proteins are co-located in the Triticum aestivum cultivar Chinese Spring chromosome 1A, IWGSC CS RefSeq v2.1, whole genome shotgun sequence genome:
- the LOC123088928 gene encoding uncharacterized protein — protein MAKLMCLCFIILTIGVAMSADECEGDRQAMIKECAKYQQWPANPKLDPSDACCAVWQKANIPCLCAGVTKEKEKIYCMEKVGYVANFCKKPFPHGYKCGSYTFPPLA, from the exons ATGGCAAAACTCATGTGCTTATGTTTCATCATCCTCACTATTGGGGTAGCCATGTCAGCTGACGAATGCGAGGGTGACCGACAGGCAATGATCAAGGAGTGTGCTAAGTATCAACAATGGCCAGCAAATCCGAAGCTAGATCCATCGGATGCATGTTGCGCCGTGTGGCAAAAGGCAAACATCCCATGCCTTTGCGCTGGTGTCACCAAGGAGAAAGAGAAGATATATTGTATGGAGAAGGTTGGCTACGTTGCCAATTTCTGCAAGAAGCCGTTCCCACATGGCTACAAGTGCGGAA GTTACACATTCCCTCCTCTGGCGTAG